Proteins encoded together in one Papio anubis isolate 15944 chromosome 3, Panubis1.0, whole genome shotgun sequence window:
- the ODAM gene encoding odontogenic ameloblast-associated protein, protein MKIIILLGFLGATLSAPLIPQRLMSASNSNELLLNLNNGQLLPLRLQGPLNSWIPPFSGVLQQQQQAQIPGLAQFSLSALDQFAGLFPNQIPFPGQASFAQGAQAGQVDPSQAQTPPQTQPGPNHVMPYVFSFKMPQEQGQMFEYYPVYMLLPWEQPQQTVPRSPQQTRQQQYEEQIPFYDQFGYIPQLAEPAIPGGQQQLAFDPQLGTAPEIAVMSTGEEIPYLQKEVINFRHDSAGVLLPSTSPKPSTTNVFTSAIDRTITAKFPEEKVEL, encoded by the exons atgaaaattataattcttCTTGGATTCCTGGGAGCCACATTGTCAGCCCCA ctTATCCCACAGCGTCTTATGTCTGCCAGCAATAGCAATGAG ctaCTTCTTAATCTTAATAATGGTCAACTTTTGCCACTACGACTTCAG GGCCCACTTAATTCATGGATTCCACCTTTCTCTGGAGTTttacaacagcagcagcaggctCAAATTCCAGGACTCGCCCAATTCTCTTTATCAGCTCTAGACCAGTTTGCCGGACTGTTCCCAAATCAGATACCCTTCCCAGGACAGGCCAGTTTTGCCCAAGGAGCCCAGGCAGGCCAAGTTGACCCCTCACAGGCTCAAACACCGCCTCAGACACAACCAGGCCCCAATCAC GTGATGCCCTATGTGTTCTCCTTCAAAATGCCTCAAGAGCAAGGACAG ATGTTTGAATACTATCCAGTTTACATGCTCCTACCCTGGGAACAACCTCAGCAAACAGTTCCTAGGTCACCTCAACAAACAAGACAGCAGCAGTATGAGGAGCAG ATACCATTCTATGATCAATTTGGATACATTCCACAACTAGCAGAACCT gCTATACCAGGAGGACAGCAGCAACTAGCTTTTGATCCCCAACTAGGCACAGCTCCTGAAATTGCTGTGATG TCAACAGGAGAAGAGATACCATATTTACAAAAAGAAGTGATAAACTTTAGACATGACAGTGCAGGAGTTCTCTTGCCCTCGACTTCACCAAAACCCAGCACAACCAATGTTTTCACTTCTGCTATAGACCGAACTATTACCGCAAAGTTCCCAGAAGAGAAGGTAGAGTTATGA